A region from the Thermococcus sp. JdF3 genome encodes:
- a CDS encoding asparagine synthase-related protein, whose translation PEAKIRKGIRKAILREVAVELGLPKWIAERDKKAAQYGSGAQKLLKKLAKSEGMTLREYAQRAFNEAFKRG comes from the coding sequence CCCGAGGCCAAGATAAGGAAGGGCATCAGAAAAGCGATCCTCAGGGAAGTTGCCGTGGAGCTTGGTCTTCCGAAGTGGATAGCTGAGAGGGACAAAAAGGCCGCTCAGTATGGCAGCGGTGCTCAGAAGCTCCTCAAGAAGCTCGCCAAGAGCGAAGGAATGACCCTCAGAGAGTACGCCCAAAGAGCCTTTAATGAGGCATTTAAACGCGGATAA